In Cardinium endosymbiont of Dermatophagoides farinae, the sequence ATCATTGGTAGCAATTGGTGTTTTTTGTTTCATATTGATAGGATCATATTACGCTATAATCTATTGGTAAGGCCTTCAAGTAGCACAGGCAGCAACCAGAGAAAAGTTATATAAAGGTACAAAATAGGTGGAATTACCCCATGTGCCCATTAAAAAATTTTAACTTTATGCTGGGTCAGCTTGCGCAGCTGATGGACAATAGTTGGATCAACTAGTGTTGAGGTATCACCTAAATGCACTTCTTGCCGAACTATTTTTCTGAGTAGTCGGCGCATTATTTTTCCAGAGGCTACTTTAGGTAGAGCGGGTACAGGGTGGATCAGGTCTGGAATGGCAAAGGCGCCTAGCCTATTTCCAATGATTGATTTGATCTCAGATTCAATGATGTGATCATATAACCATCTATCTTTTAATACAATAAAACAATGGATGGATTCGCCTTTTATGGGATGTGGTGCAGAGACGGCAGCTGCTTCAGCCACTGATGGGTGTTGCATCAATGCGGATTCAATCTCGGCGGTTGATAGTAAATGACCGGAGCTATTCAACATGTCATCTGTTCTACCTATAATCCAAAAATAACCATCTGCATCACGTCTTGCACCATCGCCTGTATAGTAATATCCGTTGTATGGCTTAAAGTAGGTAGACTCAAATCGTTCATGATGGCCATCAATGGTCCGTGCCATGCCTGGCCAGGGATTTTTGATAACGAGATGGCCCTTTCCTTCACCTATAATTTCAACGCCATCGTCATCAACGATGGTGGGCAGAATGCCCCAAAAAGGGAGTGTAGCAGATCCAGGTTTCAATGGCGTAACGCCAGGAAGCGGACAAATAATGGGTGCACCTGTTTCTGTCTGCCAAAAGGTGTCAATGATGGGACATCGGCTTTCCCCAACTACTTGGTAAAACCAGGCCCAGGTTGCAGGATCAATCGGTTCACCCACTGAACCAAGTATGCGCAAAGAGGCTCTACTATAGTTTGTAACATAAGACGACTCGAGTTTCATAAGGGTACGAATCGCAGTGGGCGCTGTATAAAATGTCGTTACCTTATATCTATCAATCAAATCCCAGAAGCGGCCTCCATCTGGATAGGTTGGAATGCCATCAAATATAACAGAGGTGCTTCTACAGGCCAGTGCACCATACACATTAAAGGTATGGCCTGTAATCCATCCTAAATCGCCAGAACAGAAAAATAGATCTTCTGGGTGGTAGTCAAATGCATATTTAAATAGGGTTGCTGCATACAATAAATAACCTCCACTTGTATGCAATAAACCTTTGGGCTTTCCAGTCGATCCGCTTGTATAGAGTATAAATAATGGATCTTCAGCATCCACCCACTCAGGTTCACATAGATCTGATACAGGTGCCATCAATGTGTCCCACGCGAGATCTATGGAATCGTCCCATGGGATATCGGGTATGGGTTCGGTTTGTGGAGTGGTTTGCAGTCGATTGAAAACAATACAGTGGTGGAGTGGATGACCAGCCGCTTTACATTGGATCAATGCTTGGGTTGCAATTGATTTGAGCGCAATAAATTTTGTTCCACGAAATGTTCCGTTAGCTGTTACCAAGAGCTTTGCTTTTGCCGCTATGATGCGTTCTGCTAGTGCATCTGCTGAAAATCCTGTAAAAATAACAGTGTGGACCGCACCAATGCGTGCACAACTTAACATCACTACTATAGCCTCTATAGTGGTGGGCATGTAGATGGCTACCCTGTCCCCTTTTTGTATGCCTAGCGATTTTAGCACATTTGCACATTTACAAATAGCGTTAAGCAACGCTTGGTAGGTGATTTGTTTTTGTTCGCTTGGCTCGTTCCCTTCCCAATAGTAGGCGATCTTATCGCCATACCCCTCTTGAATGGGTTTATCTACTAAGTTGTAACAAACATTTGTTAAGCCACCTTCCATCCATTTGGTGAAAATGGGTCCTTTTTTTAGGTCAAAATTATAGCTTAGAAATGGACCGGTTGGTTGCCTTTTCCAAAAAAATTGTGCGGCTATTTTTTTCCAAAACTGAACAGGATCCTCAATAGAGGCGCTATATCTCTTTAGGTATTCCTCCAATGAGGAGACATATGCTTTTTCTTGAATCGTATCGGAAGGAGGGTATATTGCATTTAAATCTAAATCAGTCTTAAGGCTTTTCATGCTTTTAAAATTCTTCTGTCCATGCTTTAGGCAAAGTAGCTACAAATCTGGTCAGTTATCTAGATGACTTGGTTGCACTAAAATAAGGATCTATCTACAAACATACCAAAACATAGACCTTTTGTAAAACCTATTTGTGATCAGCAGTTTTTAGGAGAAGCGCAGTCGAGCACGGCAGCATACTATGTATTTGAGGAGCATAGACAAGCTTCGACACCAAAATTGCTATTAGAAATAGGTTTTGCAGAAGGTCTTAGTGTATAATCGCATCAGCATAAAAAGTTCTCCTCAGGCTATTTCTCCACACGATTGCTTTTTGAAACTTGATTGCTAAATGAAAATGTTTTTTTATAGGATTATCAAAATATTTATTAAATTTATGAGCTAAAAAGTTAGCGTTCTAAAGTGATCAATGATAAAGAATGAAATCTGTAGTAGAGAAAAAGCCTGTGGAAGAGCATAAAATAGATCAAGTTAAGCTAAAAACAAAAGAGATGATTCTCCAACGAATCAATGAGGTTTCTTTAATTGGGTCTCTTGTTTCTGGATTTGATCCAGTCAATGTAGAAGGCAATTACCAATCTAAATCTTCCTCAAGAATATCCATTTACTTTGGAAAGGTAAGTAAAAAATGGAAGTTTAAATGCCATCAAACAGACCAGGAAGGAGATGTATTTGCCCTTTGGGGATACTGTTATGGATTAAATTATCAAACTCAGTTAAACGATATTCTGGAACATATTAATCGAAAGATGGCATTGGGTCTATAAGCAAAATTATATTTTTGCATATCATTATAAATTTTCATGGTTGGCATTCAAGAAGTCTCTTTTAAAGATAAAAAAGTCCTCATACGGGTTGATTTTAATGTGCCCATAACTGACCAGGGTATCATTACTGATGACCGGCGCATTCGAAGCAGTTTGCCAACGATTCAAAAAGTAATAGCGGATGGTGGCATAGCTATTTTGCTCTCTCATTTTGGAAGACCTAAAGAGGGCTATGCAGCACGTTATTCATTAAACAGGCTTTTGCCTACATTGACTAACCTATTGCAGCAACCTATTGTGTTTGCACCCAGCTGTATAGGCACAGCGGTCGTGGAACAAATAAACGCGCTAGCACCAGGTAGTGTTTTATTACTTGAAAATGTTCGTTTTTATCCAGAAGAAACAGCAGGGAGTAGCAGTTTTGCGCAAGCATTGGCTGCATTAGCAGATGTCTATATCAATGAAGCCTTTGGAACCTTTCATAGAAACCATG encodes:
- the acs gene encoding acetate--CoA ligase, whose translation is MKSLKTDLDLNAIYPPSDTIQEKAYVSSLEEYLKRYSASIEDPVQFWKKIAAQFFWKRQPTGPFLSYNFDLKKGPIFTKWMEGGLTNVCYNLVDKPIQEGYGDKIAYYWEGNEPSEQKQITYQALLNAICKCANVLKSLGIQKGDRVAIYMPTTIEAIVVMLSCARIGAVHTVIFTGFSADALAERIIAAKAKLLVTANGTFRGTKFIALKSIATQALIQCKAAGHPLHHCIVFNRLQTTPQTEPIPDIPWDDSIDLAWDTLMAPVSDLCEPEWVDAEDPLFILYTSGSTGKPKGLLHTSGGYLLYAATLFKYAFDYHPEDLFFCSGDLGWITGHTFNVYGALACRSTSVIFDGIPTYPDGGRFWDLIDRYKVTTFYTAPTAIRTLMKLESSYVTNYSRASLRILGSVGEPIDPATWAWFYQVVGESRCPIIDTFWQTETGAPIICPLPGVTPLKPGSATLPFWGILPTIVDDDGVEIIGEGKGHLVIKNPWPGMARTIDGHHERFESTYFKPYNGYYYTGDGARRDADGYFWIIGRTDDMLNSSGHLLSTAEIESALMQHPSVAEAAAVSAPHPIKGESIHCFIVLKDRWLYDHIIESEIKSIIGNRLGAFAIPDLIHPVPALPKVASGKIMRRLLRKIVRQEVHLGDTSTLVDPTIVHQLRKLTQHKVKIF